ACATCTTTCTTATCTTATTAAGATGTGTTTCCACATCATAATCAGATAGGTATTGATGAACAATCATCTGGGACAAAAAATTAGAGTGAAGATCAGATGCCTGTTTTGCAGTTACTAAATTATTCATAATTTCATTATCAGCAACAATCCATCCAAGTCTCATACCCGGGGAAACAATTTTAGAAAATGAACCTAGAAGAATTGATTTTTTAAGGTATTTCTTAACTGGAGGTAGATCATCTCCCATGAACCTTATCTCGCCGTATGGATTGTCTTCAACAAAGATGGTATGGTTTTTGTTGAATATTTTTCCAATTTCTTTCCTTTTTTCCAGTGAATAAGTTATTCCAGTAGGATTCTGGAAGTTTGGAACAGAATAGAAAATTTTTGGATTAAAAGTTTCAACCATATTTTTAAGTATATTCAAATCTACACCATCATCTAATAGTGGTACCGAAACAAATTTTGGTTCATACAATCCAAATGCCTGTATTGCTGCTAAATATGTTGGTCTTTCAATTAGCACAGCATCGCCACGATTCAAAAATATTTTTCCAACAAGATCCAAACCCTGTTGAGAACCATTGGTTATAAGGATATTATCTGATGAAACATCCAAACCAGAAAGATGGTATCTATTTGCAATATAATCTCTTAATGGTTCATATCCTTCAGTAGAACTATATTGAAGAGCTTTACTAGAATTAGAAAGAACTAATGCTGCTGCCTCTGCAAGTTCATTATGTGGGAATGATAGAGGGTTTGGAAGGCCTCCTGCAAACGAAATGATATCAGGGTTCTCAGTAACCTTCAGAATTTCTCTTACAAATGATCTAGGAACCTTAGACATTCTATCTGCAAATAAATTTTTCATTTATTTATCTCCTGCTTTAATTATTTTTTTAAACTTATAATGTAAATTTATAATTATTGGAATTATTTCAAAGTTAATTAGTTGCTTCCATATTTCTTAACATGATCCCATGCCTTATTGTATTTTGTTTCATTTTTATCAGAATAAATTGACATGTCTTTCCTGTTGAATTTTTTTCTATCATTTCCAACTGGACAAACTTTAATGCATATTCCGCATGGTGATATGAATTTTTCTCTAAGTTTTTTACTCCTTGTTGCACAGCCTAATTTATCCATTGGCAATGGAAATTCTTTAGATCCTTTCCTTTCAGGAATTGCATTTACTGGGCACTGAGTTACACATCTTTGGCAGTGTTTACATAGATCTATCCCTTTGATCTTATCCCCTTTTATTTGGGCTGTTGTAAATATTGATGTGAACCTGACCCGTGGACCATACTCTTCTGTAAGGATAACATTGTTTTCACCAAATGAACCCATACCCGCAAGGAAAGCTGCATGTTTGTGTGAGAAAAAGGCTATGGGTTTTTTAAGAAGTACCTCAATATCACCATAA
The Methanobacterium spitsbergense DNA segment above includes these coding regions:
- a CDS encoding PLP-dependent aminotransferase family protein; this encodes MKNLFADRMSKVPRSFVREILKVTENPDIISFAGGLPNPLSFPHNELAEAAALVLSNSSKALQYSSTEGYEPLRDYIANRYHLSGLDVSSDNILITNGSQQGLDLVGKIFLNRGDAVLIERPTYLAAIQAFGLYEPKFVSVPLLDDGVDLNILKNMVETFNPKIFYSVPNFQNPTGITYSLEKRKEIGKIFNKNHTIFVEDNPYGEIRFMGDDLPPVKKYLKKSILLGSFSKIVSPGMRLGWIVADNEIMNNLVTAKQASDLHSNFLSQMIVHQYLSDYDVETHLNKIRKMYKIQRDCMTTMIKKYFPSDVKYTRPEGGMFLWVTLPEGMSSMELFEIALDDNVAFVPGEAFYSDDPELNTFRLNFSNSDVKKIEEGIKRLGNSIKQLELK
- a CDS encoding 4Fe-4S binding protein, coding for MKVKSIKEKVIDKCTELDIPLVGFAPVTCWSNPPKELPNTFKEWIPKEFWPESIYPDAKTVIVIGLPIQLPIVETAPSIYYHELYKTVNILLDIKAYEISNFLTQMGYPSIYLPRDAYGDIEVLLKKPIAFFSHKHAAFLAGMGSFGENNVILTEEYGPRVRFTSIFTTAQIKGDKIKGIDLCKHCQRCVTQCPVNAIPERKGSKEFPLPMDKLGCATRSKKLREKFISPCGICIKVCPVGNDRKKFNRKDMSIYSDKNETKYNKAWDHVKKYGSN